The sequence CCAGCAGCGCGGCCCCCGCGGCATCGCTGGCGCCGCCGGCCAGGACCAGGATGCCGGGCAGTGCCCCGACGGCGAGGACGCCGAAGACGATCAGACCGAGCAGGACGAGCAGACCGCACAGCCTGAGGAGCTGCGGGCGGGCCTCACGCCAGGCCTCGCCGGTGCTGACCGGCTTGCCGAGTACGGCACGGCTGGTGATGGTCGTGAGCAGGGCGGTCGCGACGATGATGGCCGCCGCGGAGATAACCGTGAGGAGTCCGGTGCCGACCATGGTGTCGCGCAGGCTGCGGAGCACCTCGCCGGGAGTGGCGGTCCGGCTGTCGAGCGTGGTGTCGGTGAGGGCGTTGTTCAGGACGAAGCCCTGAAGCAGGACCAGGCCGGCCTCGGTGAGCAGGGCGACCGCCAGCGAGATGCCGAGGACCGAGCGCCAGTAGGTGCGCATGGTGGAGACGGCGCCGTCGAGGATTTCGCCGACGCCGAGCGGGCGCAGCGGGATGACGCCGGGCTTGGCGGCAGGGGGCGGTCCGCCCCAGCCGCCGCCCCAGGCCGGGTAGCCGCCGTAGCCGCCTGGCGGGCCCGGGTAGCCGCCGCCCTGGCCGCCGTAGCCGCCGGGGCCCGGACCGCCGGGGCCCGGACCGCCGGGGCCCGGACCGCCGGGGGGCGGTCCGCCCCAGCCGGGGCCGGGCGGCGGGGGCGGTGGTGCCTGGTGCGGGCCTGGGGCACCGGTGGGCGTCGACCACTGGCCGGGTGGCGGCTGCTCCTTGGACCATGTGCCGCCCGGGCTCTGCGGGTCCGGGCCCGGCTGCGGCGCGGGCTCGGCGGGGCCGGGACGGTCGGCGGGTTCGGCGGGGCCGGACGCACCGGGTTCCCGCCCCTCGGGCGACGGGGCGGATCCGGGCGAGGCCCAGCCCGGAGTGTCTGTCATCGAAGCTCCTTCTCGGTGCCCGTCCGCGGTCGCGGCGGCGGGTTGGCAGCCATCGTGCCATGGGCCGGTCATCGCGGTACGGGCCGCGGTGGGGGCGGGACTTCTTCAATTGTCCGCCGGATCCGGGGCAGACTGACGGCATGGCTGATCA comes from Streptomyces sp. SCL15-4 and encodes:
- a CDS encoding glycerophosphoryl diester phosphodiesterase membrane domain-containing protein; translation: MTDTPGWASPGSAPSPEGREPGASGPAEPADRPGPAEPAPQPGPDPQSPGGTWSKEQPPPGQWSTPTGAPGPHQAPPPPPPGPGWGGPPPGGPGPGGPGPGGPGPGGYGGQGGGYPGPPGGYGGYPAWGGGWGGPPPAAKPGVIPLRPLGVGEILDGAVSTMRTYWRSVLGISLAVALLTEAGLVLLQGFVLNNALTDTTLDSRTATPGEVLRSLRDTMVGTGLLTVISAAAIIVATALLTTITSRAVLGKPVSTGEAWREARPQLLRLCGLLVLLGLIVFGVLAVGALPGILVLAGGASDAAGAALLVLGVLAAIVVAVWLSVRFYLAAPALMLERQGIKKSMSRSVKLVRGSWWRIFGIQLLAALITNIVSAIVTIPFAVLGAAASGDGMADFLTTNSGGVGWAFLIIRGIGSLVGTTLTLPISAGVTALLYIDQRIRREALDLELARAAGVQDYGHGAPGPVPGS